The Chiloscyllium punctatum isolate Juve2018m chromosome 30, sChiPun1.3, whole genome shotgun sequence genome includes a region encoding these proteins:
- the LOC140455422 gene encoding class I histocompatibility antigen, F10 alpha chain-like isoform X2 — translation MEERQWIPRMLLILFNFSLCFSWVSPAPNVHTGIYTIVLGINDFPEVMSLATVNGEAISYLDSKIHRCFPRQQFMADSFDAQFWDYISDLVVTHTNMANKTLNAVMKRINQTSGIHTFQRITTVEVSDDGSIKTSMRFGFDGKDFISLDPNRMKWIASNPIAVMTKEKWDSDDSWNNYWKVHLEEGYVESLKRYLKAGKEYFTRKVQPEVFISRTEPNGQDKPLTLSCLVTGFYPVDIEVTWLRNGEVMSETQSSGVRPNHDGTHQIQKKIEISAGDEDQYSCQIEHSSLAEAQLYQWEIPKNSMEHFHLVIVIGLIAAITTIFGIIICKKPWRDSPNGTYMIAHISEVSVPAPS, via the exons ATGGAAGAACGACAGTGGATTCCCAGAATGTTGCTGATCCTTTTCAACTTCTCCCTGTGTTTTTCCTGGGTCTCTCCCG CCCCTAATGTACACACTGGAATTTACACAATTGTGTTGGGAATTAACGATTTTCCTGAGGTTATGAGCTTGGCAACGGTCAATGGAGAAGCAATAAGTTATCTTGACAGTAAAATCCATCGATGTTTCCCCAGGCAGCAGTTCATGGCTGACTCCTTTGATGCACAATTCTGGGATTATATCTCAGATTTAGTGGTAACGCATACAAACATGGCAAATAAAACTTTGAATGCAGTCATGAAACGGATAAACCAGACATCAG GAATTCACACTTTTCAACGGATAACTACTGTTGAGGTCAGTGATGACGGCAGCATTAAGACATCGATGAGATTTGGATTTGATGGAAAAGACTTCATCAGTTTAGACCCAAACAGAATGAAATGGATCGCATCCAATCCCATTGCAGTGATGACTAAAGAGAAATGGGATTCTGATGATTCCTGGAACAACTACTGGAAAGTACATCTGGAAGAAGGTTATGTTGAATCTTTAAAGAGGTATCTAAAAGCTGGAAAGGAATATTTCACAAGGAAAG TTCAGCCTGAAGTGTTCATCTCCAGGACGGAGCCCAATGGTCAGGACAAGCCGCTCACTCTCTCCTGCCTGGTCACTGGGTTTTATCCTGTAGACATCGAGGTGACCTGGCTAAGGAATGGAGAGGTCATGTCTGAGACCCAATCCTCGGGGGTTCGACCAAACCACGATGGGACCCACCAGATCCAGAAAAAGATtgagatcagtgctggggatgaggaTCAATATTCCTGTCAAATTGAACACAGCAGCCTGGCAGAGGCCCAGCTCTATCAGTGGG AAATTCCAAAAAACAGCATGGAACATTTCCATCTTGTAATTGTGATTGGATTAATCGCTGCAATAACAACAATATTCGGAATAATCATCTGTAAAAAGCCATGGAGAG ATTCACCAAATGGAACATACATGATCGCTCACA TCTCTGAAgtctctgttccagctccttcatga
- the LOC140455422 gene encoding class I histocompatibility antigen, F10 alpha chain-like isoform X1 — translation MEERQWIPRMLLILFNFSLCFSWVSPAPNVHTGIYTIVLGINDFPEVMSLATVNGEAISYLDSKIHRCFPRQQFMADSFDAQFWDYISDLVVTHTNMANKTLNAVMKRINQTSGIHTFQRITTVEVSDDGSIKTSMRFGFDGKDFISLDPNRMKWIASNPIAVMTKEKWDSDDSWNNYWKVHLEEGYVESLKRYLKAGKEYFTRKVQPEVFISRTEPNGQDKPLTLSCLVTGFYPVDIEVTWLRNGEVMSETQSSGVRPNHDGTHQIQKKIEISAGDEDQYSCQIEHSSLAEAQLYQWEIPKNSMEHFHLVIVIGLIAAITTIFGIIICKKPWRDSPNGTYMIAHSKDALRHGTLGKPSKGYNNG, via the exons ATGGAAGAACGACAGTGGATTCCCAGAATGTTGCTGATCCTTTTCAACTTCTCCCTGTGTTTTTCCTGGGTCTCTCCCG CCCCTAATGTACACACTGGAATTTACACAATTGTGTTGGGAATTAACGATTTTCCTGAGGTTATGAGCTTGGCAACGGTCAATGGAGAAGCAATAAGTTATCTTGACAGTAAAATCCATCGATGTTTCCCCAGGCAGCAGTTCATGGCTGACTCCTTTGATGCACAATTCTGGGATTATATCTCAGATTTAGTGGTAACGCATACAAACATGGCAAATAAAACTTTGAATGCAGTCATGAAACGGATAAACCAGACATCAG GAATTCACACTTTTCAACGGATAACTACTGTTGAGGTCAGTGATGACGGCAGCATTAAGACATCGATGAGATTTGGATTTGATGGAAAAGACTTCATCAGTTTAGACCCAAACAGAATGAAATGGATCGCATCCAATCCCATTGCAGTGATGACTAAAGAGAAATGGGATTCTGATGATTCCTGGAACAACTACTGGAAAGTACATCTGGAAGAAGGTTATGTTGAATCTTTAAAGAGGTATCTAAAAGCTGGAAAGGAATATTTCACAAGGAAAG TTCAGCCTGAAGTGTTCATCTCCAGGACGGAGCCCAATGGTCAGGACAAGCCGCTCACTCTCTCCTGCCTGGTCACTGGGTTTTATCCTGTAGACATCGAGGTGACCTGGCTAAGGAATGGAGAGGTCATGTCTGAGACCCAATCCTCGGGGGTTCGACCAAACCACGATGGGACCCACCAGATCCAGAAAAAGATtgagatcagtgctggggatgaggaTCAATATTCCTGTCAAATTGAACACAGCAGCCTGGCAGAGGCCCAGCTCTATCAGTGGG AAATTCCAAAAAACAGCATGGAACATTTCCATCTTGTAATTGTGATTGGATTAATCGCTGCAATAACAACAATATTCGGAATAATCATCTGTAAAAAGCCATGGAGAG ATTCACCAAATGGAACATACATGATCGCTCACA
- the LOC140455422 gene encoding class I histocompatibility antigen, F10 alpha chain-like isoform X4 has protein sequence MEERQWIPRMLLILFNFSLCFSWVSPAPNVHTGIYTIVLGINDFPEVMSLATVNGEAISYLDSKIHRCFPRQQFMADSFDAQFWDYISDLVVTHTNMANKTLNAVMKRINQTSGIHTFQRITTVEVSDDGSIKTSMRFGFDGKDFISLDPNRMKWIASNPIAVMTKEKWDSDDSWNNYWKVHLEEGYVESLKRYLKAGKEYFTRKVQPEVFISRTEPNGQDKPLTLSCLVTGFYPVDIEVTWLRNGEVMSETQSSGVRPNHDGTHQIQKKIEISAGDEDQYSCQIEHSSLAEAQLYQWDYLQAHQWELERLHWRVKL, from the exons ATGGAAGAACGACAGTGGATTCCCAGAATGTTGCTGATCCTTTTCAACTTCTCCCTGTGTTTTTCCTGGGTCTCTCCCG CCCCTAATGTACACACTGGAATTTACACAATTGTGTTGGGAATTAACGATTTTCCTGAGGTTATGAGCTTGGCAACGGTCAATGGAGAAGCAATAAGTTATCTTGACAGTAAAATCCATCGATGTTTCCCCAGGCAGCAGTTCATGGCTGACTCCTTTGATGCACAATTCTGGGATTATATCTCAGATTTAGTGGTAACGCATACAAACATGGCAAATAAAACTTTGAATGCAGTCATGAAACGGATAAACCAGACATCAG GAATTCACACTTTTCAACGGATAACTACTGTTGAGGTCAGTGATGACGGCAGCATTAAGACATCGATGAGATTTGGATTTGATGGAAAAGACTTCATCAGTTTAGACCCAAACAGAATGAAATGGATCGCATCCAATCCCATTGCAGTGATGACTAAAGAGAAATGGGATTCTGATGATTCCTGGAACAACTACTGGAAAGTACATCTGGAAGAAGGTTATGTTGAATCTTTAAAGAGGTATCTAAAAGCTGGAAAGGAATATTTCACAAGGAAAG TTCAGCCTGAAGTGTTCATCTCCAGGACGGAGCCCAATGGTCAGGACAAGCCGCTCACTCTCTCCTGCCTGGTCACTGGGTTTTATCCTGTAGACATCGAGGTGACCTGGCTAAGGAATGGAGAGGTCATGTCTGAGACCCAATCCTCGGGGGTTCGACCAAACCACGATGGGACCCACCAGATCCAGAAAAAGATtgagatcagtgctggggatgaggaTCAATATTCCTGTCAAATTGAACACAGCAGCCTGGCAGAGGCCCAGCTCTATCAGTGGG ATTATTTACAAGCCCATCAATGGGAACTTGAGAGACTTCACTGGAGAGTGAAATTGTGA
- the LOC140455422 gene encoding class I histocompatibility antigen, F10 alpha chain-like isoform X3: MEERQWIPRMLLILFNFSLCFSWVSPAPNVHTGIYTIVLGINDFPEVMSLATVNGEAISYLDSKIHRCFPRQQFMADSFDAQFWDYISDLVVTHTNMANKTLNAVMKRINQTSGIHTFQRITTVEVSDDGSIKTSMRFGFDGKDFISLDPNRMKWIASNPIAVMTKEKWDSDDSWNNYWKVHLEEGYVESLKRYLKAGKEYFTRKVQPEVFISRTEPNGQDKPLTLSCLVTGFYPVDIEVTWLRNGEVMSETQSSGVRPNHDGTHQIQKKIEISAGDEDQYSCQIEHSSLAEAQLYQWVPDYLQAHQWELERLHWRVKL; the protein is encoded by the exons ATGGAAGAACGACAGTGGATTCCCAGAATGTTGCTGATCCTTTTCAACTTCTCCCTGTGTTTTTCCTGGGTCTCTCCCG CCCCTAATGTACACACTGGAATTTACACAATTGTGTTGGGAATTAACGATTTTCCTGAGGTTATGAGCTTGGCAACGGTCAATGGAGAAGCAATAAGTTATCTTGACAGTAAAATCCATCGATGTTTCCCCAGGCAGCAGTTCATGGCTGACTCCTTTGATGCACAATTCTGGGATTATATCTCAGATTTAGTGGTAACGCATACAAACATGGCAAATAAAACTTTGAATGCAGTCATGAAACGGATAAACCAGACATCAG GAATTCACACTTTTCAACGGATAACTACTGTTGAGGTCAGTGATGACGGCAGCATTAAGACATCGATGAGATTTGGATTTGATGGAAAAGACTTCATCAGTTTAGACCCAAACAGAATGAAATGGATCGCATCCAATCCCATTGCAGTGATGACTAAAGAGAAATGGGATTCTGATGATTCCTGGAACAACTACTGGAAAGTACATCTGGAAGAAGGTTATGTTGAATCTTTAAAGAGGTATCTAAAAGCTGGAAAGGAATATTTCACAAGGAAAG TTCAGCCTGAAGTGTTCATCTCCAGGACGGAGCCCAATGGTCAGGACAAGCCGCTCACTCTCTCCTGCCTGGTCACTGGGTTTTATCCTGTAGACATCGAGGTGACCTGGCTAAGGAATGGAGAGGTCATGTCTGAGACCCAATCCTCGGGGGTTCGACCAAACCACGATGGGACCCACCAGATCCAGAAAAAGATtgagatcagtgctggggatgaggaTCAATATTCCTGTCAAATTGAACACAGCAGCCTGGCAGAGGCCCAGCTCTATCAGTGGG TACCAGATTATTTACAAGCCCATCAATGGGAACTTGAGAGACTTCACTGGAGAGTGAAATTGTGA